The Arachis ipaensis cultivar K30076 chromosome B10, Araip1.1, whole genome shotgun sequence DNA window TGAACTTGAATGTGAAATTTTAGGAATGAAATAGACAAAATATTACTTGGGAatgtgaaattttgaattttattgttATTGAATCATTGAATTTAGATATCTAGAAATTAATATTGATATGTTTTAAagagttttattttatatttaattaaattggttTGATGACAGTTCACATGGTTAGACCATTGAACCTTTGAACTAGTCACTTAACCAGTTCACTGACCGATTTGGTTCTTGCAACCTTGGGCAGAACCATATTGATATGCTGTGTGTGTAAATTGCTAGGCAACAAAGTAGCAATGACTTCTTGTTACTTCAGCCCTCTGCATACTACTTGTCATCTCACTTCTACAGGCTTATCTACAAAGTTCAAGATTCCGAAGCTTCACATGGTAAATTTCTTGGGCTAATACTTTATTGTCATCCTTATTTTTAATTTCTCCCTTTAAAATTACTTTAATCACCCAGTATAGCATGTGTTCACACATTAATTGTCAACATCTAGTTTCAGGTAGCATATTTATCTTTTGATTGATGTTTGAAGTTACACCACTTGAACCATATTCACCTTTGATTGAAAAGATGTTTCAGATTATCCACATGAACATGCTTAAACTATTAATCATTTTCTACAAAAATAGAAGGTTAAGAAACCACCATTTTGTGTTCCCCCAAAAGATTCATTTTTTGACAAAATAGTCTCTGGAAAAAAAATTGCCCTTTTGACCCTCCAAAGATGATCTTAATTTTAGAAAATGTACTATTTTTTCCTAACCAATTCATGCATTTGATCCAATTTTTGTAAAAACATTTGCATAATTAtttaaaaggtatatatagaaaaATTGAGGTAAAATACTAAAATTCGATTTTTGTACcctttttaaatttcattttaaatGTTTTGCCATTCACATAATAGAAATCGTAAAATTAAATCAACTTAATGTAAAATCACTAAATTTGGAGAATCGAAATATATCATTTTTCTTTCAGAGTAAACTTGAAAAACTCTGTCGGAATTTGATCTTTAGAGCCATTTTAGAGCATGTCTCTTCATATTTGGTGCATTTTGTTCGATAGAGATGATCGTTGAGGAGCCAAGATGTCATTTCCTTCTTTCTGGGTCCATTTTGGAAAGAACTGAAGTTTTTGGGGACCAAAATGGTAGTTTAGTCTCTCcgttttattttttgaataagtggTTGACACTTGACATTCAAAATGAATGAAGCAAACTTGCAAGCTACACAAGAAAAGCCTTTAAATACAAAGACTAAAGAAACAAGTGAAAGTAATTAAATTACCAAGCACCCAccaatttataataaaaatgaaGTCAGTTTTATCTAGTTTGTGTCTTATTATATAACCTTCATTAATAAAACCCAATAGAAAACCTAATAATGGAAAAATAGTACACTTCCTATATAATTTTAACGGTAGATAAACCAAAAAACCATATATTTTTCCTATCCTTGTAAACTTTGGTAAGATTTCTTAAGAAGCCTGCGGAATCGCCTAGAGATTCTCAAAAATGCAaatctcaaacaagaaacatgaccAACAGAATCACCCAAGGCCTAACATCATCTTATCCAAAGTCTTGCCAAGTAGGACTTATTGCATACTTTCTGTTGGTATTGTTTGGTTTCCAGTCATGGAATTCATGTAAATATGACTTTTTTCTGTGGCTTTGTAAAATTGTTGGCTGCTTGTCGTCTGTCGACTATGTTTCTTCAAATCTCTATATTTTCTTGTGTGAAATGGGATAGGTTGATGATAACTTGTAGACACTATTGGGTAATATCATTCTTTAGGCTAGAAAACTATGAATTGTTAGTGAAGGTTTACGAATATTGTATACTTGGGCAAGCTAAATAGGTATTGGCAATTGCCAAATACTTCTTTTGTATTAATGAAATTGATTTCATGTCATTCCTGATTCCACATGAAGAGCTTCTTCAGTAAGGCAACTTCCTTACCAATTTGTGCTGATATATTCCCTTTCAATTGTATTTAAGCAGAAAAAGAGGTGTCAAGTCTCTTCAAGATCTTCGAAAGTGACTGCATTTTATGGCTTGAGGACCCCTCCTTATGAACATGTAAGTGAATCACTTAGTTACTGGATTTCATGTTTCTATATGAAGATAAATAGGATTTTGGTGCAACATTTAccaaaaaactaaaaactagaatttCGCCACATATTATACAATAATGAAAATCTCATAATTTacatgaaaaagaattaaaaatccCGAAAATCTTTGTGGCTCTTAGAAATTGGAagcttttaaaacatttttcttcaTTTCAAATtacaaatttgatttttgaacttGTATTTTTTCCAAGTTTTGTTTATTTGTCTTATACTTTTGCACTGCTTCATGCTCATCTAGGATGCACTAGAGCCGTATATGAGTAAGAGGACAATTGACATGCATTGGGGAGAACATCATCATAATTTTATAGAAGGTTTGAACAAACAGCTGGAGAAGGATGATATACTATATGGTTACACCTTGGATGAACTAGTCAAAGTGACTTACAACAATGGCAATCCCTTATCTGAATTCAACAATGCTGCTGAGGTACTGATTAAATTGGTGTCATTTACTCCAAAAAAATTCCCTTAACTTATATTTATCcataaaaaggaaagaaatttaaggaaattaaaaagatctaATACGAAGTAGCTATGATAATATACTACATATACAAATGGGAGTATCCCTGAGTAATTTACTAGCACTTTCAGAAACACCGATAGTTTCAGTTTGGAGCTACATAGGTCATAAAGGGACTTCATTCTTCATTCTTCAATACTTGGTCATAAAGGGACTTCATTCTTCATTCTTCTAATTCGCGTTTAGGTGAAATCTTTCTTCTAGAGTGTCACTTTGCAAGCTCGGTAGTGTTCTCTATATTTGGAAATAGGAAATAAATTATAGATAATCAAGTTAGCTTTAAAATGGACCCTTAAACCAAGTCAAATGTATCTGTAGTTGGAGATATTTATAACTGATCATTTGTCAGATTGGTTGGTTATAGCGTGATTTCCTACTCTTACCTTGCTACTATTTTGTCTCCCTAACATAATTCAAAATTGATCTTGTGGTGAACTGAAAGAATGAAGGAATTGTTCTCATCTTCTCATAGTGTCAAAGATCATTTAAATTCGATAAATATGGAATGAGTTATGACTATATTTTGTAGAGTTGTTATTGCCGGTTAAGAATTTACTTAAGTTTGTGTTGTCAtactttcaaattttaaattaggtAACTTAGTTTTCATGTGCATCATCTAGGTTTTTGccataaatttaattaattaataatgaattaattattgaataattaaacttataaataattttatgaaatttgaatttcttttgcATCTTAAACTTGTGGTTATTAATGATCATTAAACTTTTATaataacttttaattttaaatatctacttttatttattaaaattttatgtttattgtgATATTTCTTATTTTTCCTTAAGTTTATCAATAGACTACCTTATGACTTCTAATTTGTTTATTATCATACCAAACATTACAAAATGGGATAATTAACATGGTTCAAAAATTTAGGATGTTACATTAATGGTTTTGGTGGGGGCATTATTCCATGTCTGAGTCGTTTTCTCAAACCTGTGTCTAGTCcatatttaagtttttttttatagATATTTTGGAATATACATATAGTACttcaaatattaaatattttgtcttgatctatataaGATTTTAAGGATTTTCATTCAGTCTTTGTAAATTACACCAGATAATCGACGGACTAATACAACAAAGACAACCTCACATTGAAAAAGAGGGACGAAATGATACCGGAAAGGAGAAACTAACAACTTAGGGGGGAGTGAGGGACCAAAAACATATTTAAGCCAAAATATGCAAACCAAGCAGACACTTAATAAtcattcttgttcttgttcttgaaCCATTTTCTTTTTGTGGCAACAAATAAGTTGTCAGTCCTATCTGTATGATTAAGCTAATTTTGTTTGTTCATATGATTGATAATAATGAAGAAGCTGCAATTGTGACTGTaaatactttttttatttaaacagaaaaacacacatcaTAGCAGTGTCAGGTAATTAATTGTGCCCCTTTCCCGCGCAGGTTTGGAATCATAACTTCTTCTGGGAGTGTATGCGACCAGATGGGGGTGATATGCCCGAGCTAGGTCTTCTTCAACAGATTGAAAAAGATTTCGGATCATTTACAAACTTTAGAGACAAGTTTGTAGAAGCTTCCCTCACACTATTCGGTTCTGGCTGGGTTTGGCTAGTTTGTAAGTCTACTCAATGCTTAAAAAATAATGTGTTGGTTGCACAGAATTCATAAATGATCTTAATATGTTTATATAACCATTGGAGTTCCCCTATAATACATGGGTGGCTATGGAAGGACACAGGTTTTTTAGAAGATTTCAGTTGACagtaaataaagagaaaaaaaggaTTAGTTTAGCTAGGATCAGTGATATTTTGGAGAGTTGGGGGTCTCTTTGATCATGCTAATCAAGATCCTTagtcaataaaaaaaaataaaaaaagaaagaataaaaaggaaATATTTCTGATTCCAGTCTAACATTATCAAAGTAAATCAATTTTTTCAAAAAGTAAGATGTTCAAATTGTTTTACTGGTGTGGTTCTTAAACCCTCATTGCCATTATGTAGAATACTTTTGTTTATTATTCTTGATGCAGAGCTAAACTTTCCTTATTCCCAGTTCAAATATGGAACAATTGTTTGGATGATCTGTGTTTGATAGAACTATGTTCAAGTATATTATCCTAAACTAtcgaatatttataattttaggattaaggaATAATCAAAGGAGAAAGATTCACCAAATATTTATTATATGTATTGCTAGGTCAAATAATGTAGTCCTATTGATGTGAGCCCATGTATGCAAACTAAAAGAATAATGCCCTGATAATATGCATTAGGTATATGATAAAACAGAAATCTGAATTTAGaaatcctaaattttattttatcaattagaTGATTAATTGACTTCACATTACACTATAGATATTTTTTTCAATACCCTCTTCCATAAACGTAATGTCATTAGGATTCCATTATCATCCTCCATGCTTAAAATTGTCAAGGTTGTTTGTGAATATGCGTTGATTTAATCTTTTATTAGTTGTCTTTTTCCTATTCTGTTGATACAATTATTTTCCATATATTTTTTCTAATAATGTCAATGATTATTGCTAATATTCACATTTGATTGTTTTAGTGAGGCGAGAAGAAAGACGACTAGCCATAGTGAAAACTGCAAATGCCATTTGTCCAATTGTGTGGGATCACATAGTAAGCTAATTTCCACATTCCTCCAAATTGGTTGATTTATTATTGTCATTCGAACTGATAATATTTTATGATGCAGCCAATTATCAACTTGGATTTGTGGGAGGTAtaatctctctttctctctatcaCAACAAAACTTGTGGTCATGAGGATGTACATACAATTACATCGCAGGAACCTTTATGTTTATCATTACTAACTGAAAATACTTTCTTCCCTTTTGTACAGCATGCTTATTATCTGGATTATAAGGTATGTTCATCATGGATTATCACTTAGTTTCCAGGAGAATATTAACTGAACAATTCTGATGCGATTTTTTGGACAGAATGACAGGGTAAGGTATGTGAATGTATTTCTTGACCACCTTGTATCTTGGGATGCTGCATCAATGCACTTGACACGGGCAGAGGCTTTTGTGAATTTAGGGGAGCCTAAAATCCCTGTTGCATGAACTGCTGAAATGGTATATGTGATCCTCACTACAAGGGATTCACCGTGTTCATGATCATGATCGCCCCGTGTGTTTTTTTGCAGTTGTCGATTTTTGCAATTTTAAGTCTACGATTAATGACAACTTGACATATCGGGGTGTATGCGACTTAGAACAGTATAAAAGGGTTTAGGCTACCATTCTATTTGTATGCATGTAATATCttctacatatatatatatatataagagtaaATACTTAACCTGGTTGCTGGCCATCTTATTTCTTAAATTGCTGCACGATCATAAATTTGTTCATCCACCCCATAACTTTCTCAGTCTTCGGAATATGTTGAAATTAAGGAGATTGGAGAGGTAGTTTGTCTAATTTGTGTCTATAATAtgaattatgaagagttaatttTGTATATTAACGAAAAATCTGAGTAGTTGAAATTAGTAATAATTAACATGTGTTTTAATGTTTCCATAGATATTTATTGTAACTTTAAAAGTAAGGTTTTATTTAATTCTTTGTTAAAAATACGGTTACATGTTTTGTCTGGTAGAAATGTTCTAAATTTTGTTTGGTAAACGATAATGTAAAATAttcataaattgataaaaaaaatggcCACAGCACGAGTATTATTGGCTGAACCAATACTACCTAATGTATCATGCGGGCTCTGATGTCATGGCTTTGGTTCAATTTGCCActtgaaaataatataattcacACAATCATTAAGAATTAGGATATAACATATATGAGGAGTGCTATGGAGCCAGCAGAATTTGTAATGtgtagccatcaattagccatcatcaatatttttaatggtgtgagatgacATCTAATGGTTAAGTGCTGGTCAAATTTCAATAGAAGTGCTGACCTTCTAGACTTTTCCAACATATATAGTACAAAAACAAAGCAATACCTAGAGCATTCCTCTCCACACTACACTCATGACTATTGCTTTACTTGGAATTGTCATTGGAAACTTGCAAAATTTTGTCTAAAATGAGCTTGCAACAATTTGGGGGGTTGAATCACATACCGTAAAGCTATCTAGTAACCTCAGTTCAATCCATGCAGTGCTTCAAGATGCTGAAGAGAAACAAATTACAGAGCGTGCTGTGAAGCTTTGGCTGCAGAAGCTTTCAAATGCAGCATATGTATTTGATGATATCTTAGATGAATGTTCAATAAAATCCAACCGTCTAGTGCTTAAGGCACATGTTATGTACTTTGCCCGTTTTGTTCATAAAATTCATGTTTGTTGTTCataattttattcataattttGTTTATATTTGTTCATAAACACTGTGATAATTCTGTTgatgagtagttttgtcaacacTGTGATAAAAGCTTGTAAACtgagttaattttttttggtaagtgctgtgatatttaattaaatcggttaAATTTCGATTGAACTCTAGTTGAACCAGTAAATTGTTGAATCAGTGACTTtaccggtttattgaccggttTGGTTCTCAACCTTTGTAATTACTCTTGGTTGTTATCTAGTACCCAGACCCAAGTCTCAACCTTAGGTTGCTGCACTGCTGTGACTTCATCTTCTCCCCTTTTCCTTTGCCAACTTCGCTGCTCCGTTCAACTTCTGCGCCGCCGCTGTCCTGCATTGCTACTCCACGTCTCTGCTCTTCTCTTCGCCGGCATCTCTCACCTCTCTGGCCATTTCTCCCCTGTCCCTGGTAAGATTCACTGCTGTCTCCTTTTCTGGTTGGATTTTGGCATTTTACtttattaatttgatttcatgataattaataattagtttcTGATAAAgtaatttttcatattttaaaatcCTATTTTTTCCCcatgaatttgattttgattttttgatGTTGGTGGCTGTTGTTTTTGTTAATAAATGCGGTTCTAATTTTGTTGGCTATTCTGTTTACAGATATATGATTGTATTTCCAATTTTTCACCATATCTCCCTTTCTGCCATGTTGTGTTCATGCCATTCCTCCTGTGCAATACAAGAAACTCCCATGACTGTGTAGTGTGTGGTTTATCATTAATTAGAAGAGGCTCTATTTTGCTTTTTTTGTTGTTTATCATTAATTAGTGACCTTTTAAGTTATGTGGGTTTAGTTAAGAACTTTGATGGGATGAACTTGAATGTGAAATTTTAGGAATGAAATAGACAAAATATTACTTGGGAATGTGTAATTTTGAATTATATTGTTATTGAATCATTGAATTTAGATATCTAGCAATTAATATTGATATATTTTAAagagttttattttatatttaattaaattggttcGATGACAGTTCACATGGTTGGACCATTGAACCTTTGAACCAGTCACTTGACCAGTTTACTGACCGATTTAGTTCTTGCAACCTTGGGCAGAACCATATTGATATGCTGTGTGTGTAAATTGCTAGGCAACAAAGTAGTAATGACTTCTTGTTACTTCAACCCTCTGCATGCTACTTGTCATCTCACTTCTACAGGCTTATCTACAAAGTTCAAGATTCCGAAGCTTCACATGGTAAATTTCTTGGGCTAATACTTTATTGTCATCCTTATTATTAATTTCTCCCTTTAAAATTACTTTAATCACCCAGTATAGCATGTGTTCACACATTAATTGTCAACATCTAGTTTCAGGTAGCATATTTATCGTTTGATCGATGTTTGAAGTTACACCACATGAACCATAATCACCTTTGATTGAAAAGGTGTTTCAGATTATCCACATGAACATGCTTAAACTATTAATCATTTTCTACAAAAATAGAAGGTTAAGAAACTACCATTTTGTGTTCCCCCAAAAGATTCATTTTTTGACAAAATAGTCTCTGGAAAAAAAAAATGCCCTTTTGACCCTCCAAAGATGATCTTAATTTTACAAAATGTACTATTTTTTCCTAACCAATTCATGCATTTGatccaatttttgtaaaaatatttgcataattatttaaaaagtatatatagaaaaattgaggtaacatactaaaatttcatttttgtaccctttttaaatttcattttaaatGTTTTGCCATTCACATAATAGAAATCGTATAATTAAATCAATTTAACGTAAAATAACCAAATTTGGAGAATCGAAATATATCATTTTTCTTTCTAAGTAAACTTGAAAAACTCTGTCGGAATTTGATCTTTAGAGCCTTTTTAGAGCATGTCTCTTCATATTTGGTGCATTTTGTTCGATAGAGATGATCCTTGAGGGGCCAAGATGTCATTTCCTTCTTTCTGGGTCCATTTTGGAAAGAACTGAAACTTTTGGGGACCAAAATGGCAGTTTAGTCTCTCcgttttattttttgaataagtggTTGACACTTGACATTCAAAATGAATGAAGCAAACTTACAAGCTACCCAAGAAAAGCCTTTAAATACAAAGACTAAAGAAACAAGTGAAAGTAATTAAATTACCAAGCACCCACCAATTTATAATAAAATGAAGTCAGTTTTATCTAGTTTGTATCTTATTATATAACCTTCATTAATAAAACCCAGTATAAAACCTAATAATGGAAAAATAGCACACTTCCTACATAATTTTAACGGTAGATAAACCAAAAAACCATATATTTTTCCTATCCTTGTAAACTTTGGTAAGATTTCTTCTTAAGCCTGCGGAATCGCCTAGAGATTCTCAAAAATGCAAATCTCAAACAATAAACATGATCAACAGAATCACCCAAGGCCTAAATTCATCTTATCCGAAGTCTTGCCAAGTAGGACTTACTGCATACTTTCTGTTGATATTGTTTGGTTTCCAGTCATGGAATTCATGTAAATATAACTTTTTTGTGTGGCTTTGTATTATTGTTGGCTGCTTGTTGACTATGTATTTTCAAATCTCTATATTTTCTTGTGTGAAATGGGATAGGTTGATGATAACTTGTAGACACTATTGGGTAATATCATTCCTTAGTATAGAAAACTATAAATTGTTAGTGAAGGCTTACGAATATTGTATACTTGGGCAAGCTAAATAGGTATTGGCAATTGCCAAATACTTCTTTTGTATTAATGAAATTGATTTCATGTCATTTCTGATTCCACATGAAGAGCCTCTTTAGTAAGGCAACTTCCTTACCGATTTGTGCTGATATCTTCCCTTTTAATTGTATTTAAGCAGAAAAAGAGGTGTCAAGTCTCTTCAAGATCTTCGAAAGTAACTGCATTTTATGGCTTGAGGACCCCTCCTTATGAACATGTAAGTGAATCACTTAGTTACTGGATTTCATGTTTCTATATGAAGATAAATAGGATTTTGGTGCAACATTTAccaaaaaactaaaaactagaatttCGCCACATGTTATACAATAATGAAGATCTCATAATTACacgaaaaagaattaaaaatccCAGAAACCTTTGTGGCTCTTAGAAATTGGAagcttttaaaacatttttcttcaTTTCAAATTACAAATTTGAGTCTTGAACTTGTATTTTTTCTAAGTTTTGTTTGTTTGTCTTATACTTTTGCACTGCTTCATGCTCTTATAGGATGCAGTAAAGCCGTATATGAGTAAGAAGACAATTGACATGCATTGGGGAGAACATCATCATACTTTTATAGAATGTTTGAACAAACAGCTGGAGAAGGATGATATACTATACGGTTACACCTTGGATGAACTAGTCAAAGTGACGTACAACAATGGCAATCCCTTACCTGAATTCAAAAATGCTGCTGAGGTACTGATTAAATTGGTGTCATTTACTCCAAAAAATTTCCTTAACTTATATTTATCCATAAAAGGAAAgaaatttaagaaaattaaaaagatctaATACGAAGTAGCTTTGATAATATACTACATATACAAATGGGAGCATCCCTAAGTAATTTACTAGCACTTTCAGAAACACCGACAGTTTCAGTTTGGAGCTACATAGGTCATAAAGGGACTTCATTCTTCATTCTTCAATACTGGGATGATGTATATATCTCCACAAAGAGTAAATACTTAACCTGGTTGCTGACCATCTTATTTCTTAAATTGCTGCACGATCATGAATTTGTTCATCCACCCCGTAACTTTCTCTCTCTTCGGAATATGTTGAAATTAAGGAGATTGGAGAGGTAGTTTGTCTAATTTGTGTCTATAATAtgaattatgaagagttaatttTGTATATTAACGAAAAATCTGAGTAGTTGAAATTAGTAATAATTAACATGTGTTTTAATGTTTCCATAGATATTTATTGTAACCTTAAAAGTAAGGTTTTATTTAATTCTTTGTTAAAAATACGGTTACATGTTTTGTCTGGTAGAAATGTTCTAAATTTTGTTTGGTAAACGATAATGTAAAATATtcttaaattgataaaaaaaaatgaccACAGCACGAGTATTATTGGCTGAACCAACACTACCTAATGTATCATGCGGGCTCTGATGTCATGGCTTTGGTTCAACTTGCCActtgaaaataatataattcacACAATCATTAAGAATTAGCATATAACATATATAgcacaaaaacaaagaaataCCTCTTGAGCATTCCTCCCCACACTACACTCATGGCTACTGCTTTACTTGGAATTGTCATTGGAAACTTGCAGAATTTTGTCCAGAATGAGCTTGCAACAATTTGGGGGGTTGAATCACATACCGTAAAGCTATCTAGTAACCTCAGTTTAATCCATGCAGTGCTCCAAGATGTTGAAAAGAAACAAATTACAGAGCGTGCTGTGAAGCTTTGGCTGCAGAAGCTTTTAGATGCAGCATATGTGTTTGATGATATCTTAGATGAATGTTCAATAAAATCCAACCGTCTAGTGCTTAAGGCACATGTTATGTACTTTGCCCGTTTTCATCCCAGGATCATTCTGTTTCATCGTGACATTGGTAGGAGGATGAAAGAGATTACCAAAAGATTCCATGAGATTGATGAAGAGAGGAGGAAGTTTGAGTTGCATGCAGGTGTTGCAGAGAGGCAACAAGAAGATGATCAATGGCGCCAGACGTGTTCTGTTCGAACTGAGCAACACATGTATGGAAGAGATCAAGACAGAGATGAGATTTTGAAGTTTCTTTTAAGCCATTCTGGCAACACTGACGAGCTCTCCGTCTATCCCATTGTTGGTATTGGAGGACTTGGAAAAACAACTCTTGCTCAATGGATCTTCAATGATGATTGTGTAATCAAACACTTTGACCTCAGAATTTGGGTTTGTATTTCCAGTGATTTTAATATAATGAAAATTTTGCAGTCCATTGTAGAATTCATCACCTTACAAAACCCCAACCTCTCTACTTTAGAATCAATGCAAAAGAAAGTTCAAGAGATGCTACTCCGCAAGAGGTATTTACTTGTTCTAGACAACGTGTGGAATGAGGATCAAGAAGAATGGAAGAAGTTGAAATGCATGTTACAATGTGGAAGCGGAGTAAAAGGTTCTGTAATTTTGGTAACTACTCGAAATGAAAGTGTTGCATCCATCATGGGAACATGCTCTATTCATCGCCTCTTACCTTTATCCGAGAATGACAACTGGTCATTGTTCAAACACCATGCATTTGGCAATAACAAAGAAAGTGCAGAGcttgaaaagataggaaaggaGATTGTGAAAAAATGTGTAGGTTTCCCCTCTTGCATCCAAAGTACTTGGAAGCCTTCTACGCAACATAAGTGAGAAACAACAATGGCTTGATATAAAGGAAAGTAAGATTTGGAATATATCCGGAGGTGATGCGATCATGCGTGCTCTGAGAATAAGCTACTTTAATTTGAAGTTGTCGCTAAGGCAGTGCTTTTCTTTTTGTGCCATTTACCCTGAAGACTTCCGAATCTTGAAAGAAGAGCTAATTCATCTCTGGATGGCAAATGGGCTTATTAAGTCGGAAATTTGGAGGTTGAGCATGTTGGCAACGATGTGTGGGATGAATTGTGTCAGAGATCATTTTTTGAAGAAGTGAAGGATGATTTATTTGGAAATGTTACATTCAAGATTCATGATTTATTCCATGAACTTGCTCAATCTATTGTAGGGGAAGAGTGTAAGGTTTCTAAGTCTGCAAACTTGAGTAATCTGTCAAGTAGACTCCACCATATAAGTTCGGTAGGCTTGGATGGAGAATCCAAATTCAACATGGGTGCCTTCAAGAAAGTTGAATCCCTAAGGACTTTTATTGAGTTTGATTCGCTTGTTTTGTTTAATTCACATGGCTTGCCACCATTCAATTCTCTCCGAGCATTAAGCATGAGCTCTATGCAACTCTCTGCACTCAAAAGCTTAACACACTTGAGGTACTTAAATATTTGCAACAGTTTGATCATAACATTGCCCAAGTGTATTTCTATGCTGCGAAAATTGCAAGTTCTAAAACTGTATTCTTGCTTTTATCTTCGTTCCTTACTTGAATACTTTACATGCCTACAAGATCTTAGACATCTCTCCATTCAAAGGTGTCCGTCA harbors:
- the LOC107623653 gene encoding superoxide dismutase [Fe] 3, chloroplastic isoform X2, with product MTSCYFSPLHTTCHLTSTGLSTKFKIPKLHMKKRCQVSSRSSKVTAFYGLRTPPYEHDALEPYMSKRTIDMHWGEHHHNFIEGLNKQLEKDDILYGYTLDELVKVTYNNGNPLSEFNNAAEVWNHNFFWECMRPDGGDMPELGLLQQIEKDFGSFTNFRDKFVEASLTLFGSGWVWLVLRREERRLAIVKTANAICPIVWDHIPIINLDLWEHAYYLDYKNDRVRYVNVFLDHLVSWDAASMHLTRAEAFVNLGEPKIPVA
- the LOC107623460 gene encoding superoxide dismutase [Fe] 3, chloroplastic; protein product: MTSCYFNPLHATCHLTSTGLSTKFKIPKLHMQKKRCQVSSRSSKVTAFYGLRTPPYEHDAVKPYMSKKTIDMHWGEHHHTFIECLNKQLEKDDILYGYTLDELVKVTYNNGNPLPEFKNAAEKHRQFQFGAT
- the LOC107623653 gene encoding superoxide dismutase [Fe] 3, chloroplastic isoform X1; the encoded protein is MTSCYFSPLHTTCHLTSTGLSTKFKIPKLHMQKKRCQVSSRSSKVTAFYGLRTPPYEHDALEPYMSKRTIDMHWGEHHHNFIEGLNKQLEKDDILYGYTLDELVKVTYNNGNPLSEFNNAAEVWNHNFFWECMRPDGGDMPELGLLQQIEKDFGSFTNFRDKFVEASLTLFGSGWVWLVLRREERRLAIVKTANAICPIVWDHIPIINLDLWEHAYYLDYKNDRVRYVNVFLDHLVSWDAASMHLTRAEAFVNLGEPKIPVA